A stretch of DNA from Catenulispora acidiphila DSM 44928:
CGGCGCGGTTCGCACCGGGGACCGGCGGGAGCGTCCAGCCGCCGGCACTCTGCCCGGTCACCGCGATCTGGTCGAAGGTGCCGGTGGCCAGGCTCGGGCCGCTGAAGGTGGAGCTGCCGCCGAAGGAGGTCTTGACGACCGCGTAGTCCGGCGAGGCGGCGAACACGCCGACCTCGACGCCGGCCGGCAGGTTGGGCAGATGTGCGGTGCCGATCTTCGTCCAGGTGGTGCCGTCGGCGGAGTCGTAGCCGGTGAGCGTGTCGCCGGCGCGGGTCAGGCGCAGCCAGCGCGGCGCGGCGGTGGTGACCGGGCCCGCCAGGCCCGCGGTGTCGTGGGTGTAGTCGTACTGCATCCGGACACCGTGGGTTCCAGTGGCCAGGACCGCGGCGTACGCCGAGCCCTGGGCGGTGCCGTCCTTGACCAGGATCCCGGCCTTCGACCACGGCTGCAGGCCGTCGGCCATACCGGCCGTCGGGTCGGCGGGGTTCGGGGGTCCGCCGCCGTCGGGCGAGTACTTCCCGCCGAACGTGGTCAGGCGTGCGGTGATGCTGCCGTCGCCGGTCAGCGTGCGGTGTACGAAGGTGGACTGGTCGTTGATCTCCTGGCCGGTGGCGTCCTTCGGCGGGCTGCTGACGTGGCAGGTGTGGGTCGGGGCGTTGCCTTCGTGGTCGCAGGACATCGTGCTGCCCAGCGGGCCGAGTATGCCGAGGGCGACGGTGAGGATCGCGGCCAGTGCGAGGCCGACCATCCAGCCGCGGACGGTGCGCAGCTTGGTCCACTCGGCGTGGACGAGGTGGCTGAAGCGGTCGCGGTCGGCGATCATGCTGCTCCTCCGTCGGTTCCGTCGATCCCGGCGGTGGTGGCGGTGGAGGTCGCTGCGGTCGCTGCGCGGAACTCGACCGAGTCGCGGGTGAGGTCCATGTACGCCTCCTCCAACGAGGCACGGTGTGCCGAGACCTCGGCGAACGGCACGCCGCCGGAGTTCAGGAGCCTGACCACGTTCTCGGCGGCGACTCCGTCCACGGTCAGCTGGTCCGGTCCGGTGACCGCGACGGTCCCGCCGGCGTTCGCCAGCGCGGTCGTGGCTTCGGCGCGCGCCGAGGTCCGCAGCACCACGCGTCCTCCGGAGGAGCGCGCGATCAGCTCGGCGACGCCGGTGTCGGCGATGACCTTGCCGCGTCCGGCGACGACCAGGTGGTCGGCGCAGCCTTCCAACTCGCTCATCAGGTGGCTGGAGACCAGGACGGCGCGCCCTTCGGCGGCGAGCGCCTTCAGGTAGCCGCGGATCCAGACGATGCCCTCGGGGTCCAGGCCGTTGAAGGGCTCGTCGAGCATCACCACCGGCGGATCGCCGAGCATCGCCGCGGCGATGCCGAGGCGCTGGCGCATCCCGAGGGAGTAGCCGCCGGCCTTGCGCCGGATCGCCTCGCCCAGGCCCGATTGCTCGACGACCTCGTCGACCCGCTTGGTGCCCAGGCCTTGGGAGTGCGCGAGCCACAGCAGGTGGTTGCGCGCGCTGCGGCCGGGCTGGAGCGCGGCGGCGTCGAGCAGGGCGCCGATGTGGCCGAGCGGTCGGCGCAGCTTGGCGTAGGGGACGCCGCCGATCAGCGCCTGTCCCTCGTCGGGCGTGTCGAGGCCGAGGACGACGCGCATGGTCGTGCTCTTGCCCGCGCCGTTCGGACCGACGAAGCCGGTGACCTTGCCGGCGGCGACGTCGAAGGACATCCCGTCGAGGGCCGCGGTGGTTCCGAAGCGCTTGCGCAGGTCCTGGACCGCTATGGCGGGCGGTGGAGCGGCGGTCCTGGGTGTCATGGCTGTCATGTCCTGAAGGCTAGGAAGGCGGGCTGCGGGAATCGTCCCGCGTGGGAGCGGTCTAGGGCGTCCCCCGCGCGGGGGACGGCGTCCCCGACGCGAGTGGCGGGGGTCCCTGACGCGGGGGAGGTGCGGACGGCGCGGCGTCGATCAGAATAGGCAGCGTGTTTCAGGAACGCGGTGGTGGACGAGGGGTGGGGACCGCTGCCGCGGCGCTCGCCGGCGCCGCGGTGATCGAGGCGTTGGCACGCGGCGCGGTGCACCACCGGCCCGGGACGTCGGGGGTGCTGCTGACGGCGGTGTTCCTGGCCTTGTGCGCGACGGCGCCGCTGGGGTTCCTCGGCGTGATCGGCGCGGCGACGGCGGTGGTCGCAGCGGCCGTGCTGGCGTTGACGATCACCGGGATGCTGCCGGTGGCGTCGGCCGCGGCGGTGGTCGTGGCGATGTACCGGTTGGGGTGGGGCGCGGGCTCGTTGGCCGAGCCGCGGGCGCGGGGGCGTGCGCAGGAGTCGGGGCAGATACGGATGCGCAGGCTGGCGGGGATTCTCGCGGCGGGGCTGGTGGTGCCGTTTCCGGTGATCGCGTTGAGCGTGTCGCGGACTTCTGACGCGGGAGTGGTCGCGGTCGTGCTGACGGCACTGGCTCCGGCGGCGGCGTTCGCGGGCAATGCCGCGCACGCACGGTCCGAGGCGCGCGTGCATCAGGCGGCGCGCGAGGCGGTGGCGCGTTCGCTGGTCGAGCACACGGCGCGCGGCGAGCGGGCCCGGATCGCCCGGGAGCTGCACGACGTGGTGGCGCACCATATTTCGATGATCGCGGTGCAGGCTGAGACCGCGCGGCTGGCAACGCCCGGCATGCCGCCCGCTGGCGCCGAGCGGCTGCTGGCGATCGGCGACACGGCGCGCGCCGGACTGACGGAGATGCGCCGGCTGCTGGGCGTGCTGCGCGAGGACGCCGGCCCGCCAGACGAGCAGGAAAGCCGCCACCCGCAACCGGGACTGGACCAGCTGCTGGCGCTGGTGGACGCCGCGCGGCGGACGTCGGGGGCGACGACGCGGCTGATCGTGTCGGGCGCACCCGCCGCACTGGACCCGGGGGTCGAGCTGGCGGCGTACCGCATCACGCAGGAGGCACTGACCAACGCGCGGCGGCACGCGGGCGGCGCGCCGGTGGATGTCGAGCTGCGGTTCACGGCGGAGGCTTTGTGGTTGCGGGTGCGCGACAGCGGGCCAGGGCCCGGGGCTGGTGTGGGAACCGGTGACGGCGCTGTGAATCAGGCGACTGATTTGCCAGCCGGCGGACACGGCGTGTCAGGAATGCGCGAGCGGGCCACGGCAGTGGGAGGTCGGCTGACGGCCGGACCAGCGCCGACAGGCGGATTCGTGGTCCAGGCGGTACTCCCGGCCGGATCGCTCGAGTCGACGAACGAGATCCCCGACGGAGACACACCGTGACCACACCCCCGATCCGCATCGTGATCGCCGACGACCACCTGGTGGTACGAACCGGCTTCGCAGCACTGCTGGCAACGCAAGCAGACTTCGAGGTCGTAGGCACGGCAGCCGACGGCGAGGAAACCGTACGGCTATGCCGAGAGGCGGAACCCGACGTGGTCCTGATGGACGTGCGAATGCCCGGCACAGACGGCATCGAGGCAACACGGCGAGTCGTGGCAGAGGCCACCCACCGAGGCGTCCAAGGACCCAGAATCCTCATCCTCACCACCTTCGACCTCGACAGCTACGTCTACGACGCCCTCTCCGCCGGCGCCAGCGGCTTCCTCCTCAAAGACGCCACAGCCGAACGCCTCTTCGAGGCAGTACGAGTAGTAGCCGCCGGCGAAGCACTACTGGCCCCAGCAGTAACACGCCGCCTGATCAGCGAGTTCGCGCGCCTGCGGCCCGGGATCGGCGCGAGTTCAGGCTCAGGGTCGGCAAGTGACGCAGCGGGCCCAGGCTCAAGCTCGGCGGGCGTGGGCATGGGCTCGGCAAGCAGCGCAGCGGGCTCGCGCTCAGGCTCGGCAAGCGGTGCGGCAGGCGCGGGTTCGGGGTCGGGGTCGGCGGGCGGCGTGGCGGGCACAGGCTCGGCAAGCGGCAAAGCGGCAGGCCCAGGCTCCACAGGCGGCGCAGCGAGCGCAGGCTCAAACTCGGCGGGCGCGGGCATGGGCTCGGCAAGCAGCGCAGCGGGCTCGCATTCAGGCTCGGCAAGCGGCCAAGCGGCAGGCTCAGGCTCTACAGGCAGCACCCCAGCTTCGAGTCCAGGGTTGGCGGGCGGCATGGCAGGCGCAGGCTTGGCGCGCGGCGGGGCGGGTTCGCGCTCAGGCTCGGCAGGCGGCGCGCGTTCAGGATCGGCGGGCGGCGCGGCAGGCTCAGGCTCGGCAGGAGCTGGCTTGGCGAGCGGCGCGGCAGGCTCGGCCAGGTCAGCGTCAGCGGCACCGGGCAGATCCGCGCTCGGCGCGGCAGCTGGATCCGGAGCCGCGGCGCCGTCGGCTCAGCACAGTGGGCACTCGCGCGCGGGGGCGGCTTTGCCCGGGCAGGGTTTTTCCGCCCTCACTCCTCGCGAGACCGAGGTGCTGCTGCTTATCGCGCGCGGGTTGTCGAATCCGGAGATCGCGGCGGAGTTGGTGGTCACTGATGAGACTGTGAAGACCCATGTCAGCAGGGTGCTGACCAAGCTGGGGTTGCGGGATCGGACTCAGGCTGTGGTGGCGGCGTATGAGTCTGGGTTGGTGGTGCCGGGGGGCGAGAGTCAGGAACGTCCGCCGAATCGCCACTGATGGACTTCGATTTCGGCATACTCCTCGGCGCCGACGGCTGTGGCGCGTGCTTCATCAGGGCTCGGTGCCCGCAGGAGGGCGATGGTTCCGAGCCACTGCTCGCCGTCGTCGGATAGCAGTGGGCCGAAGGCGATCAGTCCTGCGGCGTCGGGGACCTTCGGCGTGTCGGCGACCGGGCGCGTCGCCGCCGGGCCTAGGGCGAGCACCAGGTATCCGTCGTTCTCGGGCGCGCCGCCGGGGAAGTCCCACATCGTGCGACCGATGTCGTTGCGCCACCGCCGGAGCATCACGTCGCGGTAGACACCGGCCTGATATCCGGGCTCCTCGAAGGCGAAGGTGCGTGCCGCCGCCGCGTCCGGCAGCGTCAGGATGTGCACGCTGCCGGTCGGCGCCCCGTCGTCGCCGCCATCGCCATCGCTCCCGTCGTCCCCCTCCACGGTCGGACCGCGCGCGATCATCTCCTGCGCGAAGCCGTCCATGTAGGACCAGTGGTCCTCCAGGAGCTCCATGCGCAGGGCGAGGGAATCGGCGCGGTCGCGGTGGTAGCAGAAGAAGTCCATGCGAGGCAGTCTTCACCAAACCAGCCGGGCTTGTTCCGCCGGTAGTCCGTAGTCCGTAGTCAGTAGTCAGTAGTCCACGGACATGTAGGCTCCGGGACCGCCGGGAATCGGCGTGCCGTTGGAGAAGCACTCATAGGCGCTGATCTTGTGCTCCGTCATCAGCATCTGCCCCCAGTTGTTGCACTCGTACCAGTTCGTGAACTGGGCGTAGTCGGGGTTGTCCCAGGTGGTCGCGCTCGCGGTGGTGGCGAAGGTGACCGAGGCGAAGAGGCCGGTCGCGGCGAGTACGAGCCCGATCATGACACGCTTCATGGAGTCGTCCTGTTCGTAGGCTGGCGGTTACGGGTACGAGGAGCCAGTCTCAGAACGAGGGATTCGCCCCAGTGGTTCAGACCACTGCGATACTTTTCGCGCGCGAGGGCGTCGGACTGTTGGCGGCGAGCCGGTCCTAAGCCGGATTCTGTCCTGCGCCGAAGCGCAGTGGCGACCATCCATCTAGGGCACGCGTCGCCGCGTGCCTCGTGCGGTCTACCCGCAGGCTCGGGCGGACAGCCCTCGAACGCCTGCGCAGACCTGGTCTCCCAGGCCCTCTTGACCTTGCTCCGGGTGGGGTTTACCTAGCCGCCCGGGTCACCCCGGGCGCTGGTGAGCTCTTACCTCACCGTTTCACCCTTACCCGCCTGACGGCGGGCGGTCTTTTCTCTGTGGCACTGTCCCGCGGGTCACCCCGGGTTGGTGTTGCCAACCACCCTGTCCTATGGAGTCCGGACTTTCCTCGACACCGGTCGCCCGCTGCCGCGATCGCCTCGCCGACTCGCCGCACCACCAGTATATGGGGACGACCGTCGCACCACGACGCGGGACATCCGAGTTGCTCATGCGCAGAGTTGTCCGACACCGCCGTCGACCCATGAAGAAAAACCTCATGGAACCGCGATTCGACCCGCTTGTAACATACCCGGGCTGACAGCCCCTGCTTCATACACATCGCTGTCATCGATCCACCTCCGACGCAAGGTCGAACCGGATCCGTGTGCATCTGTCAGGGAGTCAGAATGCCTTCCCCGCGCCCCCTGCTTCCACGTTCGACACCGGCCGCCTCGGGAATTTCGTCGCGTTCGATCGCCGCGCTGCTGGACCGGCTGGAAGCACGATCCGTCGAGTGCCACTCCATCATGGTCGTGCACCGCGGTCACGTCGTCGCCGAAGGCTGGTGGGCGCCGTACTCGGCCGAGCGCCCGCATCTTCTCTACTCGCTGACCAAGTCGTTCACGGCGATCGCCGTGGGGCTCGCGGTCGCCGACGGGCTACTCTCGCTGGACGATCGAGTGGTGCACGTGTTGCCCGACCACGTCCCGGCCGACGTCTCGGAGCAGGCAAGCCGCATCACCGTTCACCACCTGCTGTCCATGACAGCGGGGCACGCCACGGACAGCCTCACCGAAGCCTGGGAGCGGGAGCCCGACGACTTGGTGAAGGGCTTCCTGGGCCTGCCCTTCGCCGCGGCCGAGGGAACGCGGCACACCTACGACAACTCAACCACCTTCATCCTGGCCCGGATGGTGGAACGGGTCACGGGTCGCGGTCTCCCGGAGTTCCTCGACAAGCGCCTCTTCAAGCCGATGGGCATCGACCACGCCGAATGGGATCGGGTGAGAAGCGGCGCCGCCTTCGGATTCCACGGACTACACCTCACCACCGAGGCCATTGCCTCCTTCGGCGAACTGCTGCGCCGCGGAGGGATGTGGGGCGACCAACAACTCGTCCCACGCGGTTGGGTGGAGCTGGCGACCAGACGGCACATCGACAGCGAGTGGATCCTGGACGGATCGGACCAGGCGGACTTCTCTTACGGCTACGGCTACCAGTTCTGGATGTCGCGTCACGGGTACCACGGTCATGGCTCCTTCGGACAGCAGTGTGTGGTGGTCCCGTCGCACGATCTCGTGGTCGCCGTGACCGCCCAAGGAGAAGCTCAGAAGGTGCTTGATGCCATGTGGGAGTGTCTGCTGCCCGGCGTGGGCCATGCAGGAAGCGACGAGGACGACGAGATGCTCGCCGACCGGCTGCGGCGACTGTCATTGCCGCCGGTGCCCGGTTCCGCCGACCCGGGGCGTTCGGCCAGCGCGACACTCGACGCCTCCGCTGAGGGCTCGGCCCTGCCTGACGGAACGACGGTGATCATCGATCCCACCGACGGCGGATGGCTCGTACGGTTCGAGTCGCTCCTCGACGTCGAGGTCGGCCACGGCGGCTGGCGGGAAAGCTCCCCGCTCGGCCGACCTGTCGTCGCGGCCGGCGCCTGGCAGGGCAGCACATTCGTCGCCGATCTCTACGTCGTCACCACCCCGCACCGCGTTCGGCTGGTCCTCGACACCGAGGCGGGGACCGCGACGGCGACATGGAGCACCGTGCCACTGACCGGCCCCCGTCTGGAGCTGCACGTGCGGTCGCCACTGATGACACGACCTGACGTCGCGTAGATCAGCAGCCTGAGGGCCCCGGTCGGGCACGGCTTCGCAAACCTGAAGACGGTTCCGGATCCTGACCCGGCTACTCGCGTTCCGCCTTGCTGCGTTCAACGCAGAACTCGTTGCCCGCGGGGTCGGTCAGGACCGCCCAGCCAGTGCCGTCAGACTTCCGGAAGTCGGCGGCCAGCGTCGCACCGAGGGAGAGAAGACGCTCAACCTCCTCATCGCGGGTGCGGTCTTGCGGTTGAAGGTCCACATGTACGCGGTTCTTGATCGTCTTCGACTCAGGGACCTGGATGAACAACAGGTCGGAACCCACGAGGCCGACCTCGCCGTCTCCGGGCTGAGCCTCAGGGTGGACCGTCGTGCCAAAGACCTGCGCCCAGAAGGATGCGAGCTTATAGGGGTCGGCGCAATCGAAAGTGACGTGATGTACGAGAGAGGTCATGGCGAAGATCTTCCGGCACGCCGGACGGCTGGGCAACATAGCCGAGCCGCAGCCGCAGCCGCTGGGGCAGCCGCCCCGCTCTAATCCGGCTGCCGCCCCTGCCACGTCGTGATGCAGACCTCGTTGCCCTCGGGGTCGGCGAGGACCCAGAACGCGGGTGCCTCCGCGTCGTACGTCAGGCGGCCGCCTGCGGCGAGGCCGGCGGCGATGCGGCGTTGGGCTTCGTCGTGGGGGACGCAGATGTCGAAGTGGATGCGGTTGCGTTGGGGGCGGGGGGCGTCCATTTGCTGGAACCAGATGGCTGGGCCCTGGCGTTGGGGGTCGACGAGGGCGTCTGTCGGGCCGGCGGTGAGGACTTCGTCCTCGTAGGCGAATACCGCCTTCCAGAAGGGGCGGACCTTCGGGATGTCCAGCGCGTCCACGGCGATCTCCACCAGCTGGAGGGCTCGGGATTCCTCGCTGCCGACGTCCGCTGAGGTGATCAGGCCGACCTCGCGTACTGCCAGCGACACGCGGCCCGCCAGTTCGGCGTCGACGTTCGTCACCGCGGCGGCGTCGAGTGATTGGAGGACCAGGACGACCTTGTCGGCGCGCAGGTCGGCCCACAGGTGGCGGTCGGCATAGGCGGCGCAGGCTTCGACGGCCTTGGCCGCGACCGTGCTGCCCTGCGCCAGCGAGGTCACGGCGACCGCGGTGCGCAGCGTGCCCAGCAGGTAGCGCCAGCCGATCTTCTCGACCGCTTCGGACGCTTCGCGCATCCGCAGGACCCGTTCCGGTTCGGCCGCCATGGTGGTGCTCCTCAGCTCTTGTCGACACCCTTGTCAGGGTTCTTGTCTGCGCTCTGGTCGGTGCTCTTCTCGGCCGACTTCTCAGCGCCCTTACCCACCGCCCCGCCCCCGCCGTTGTTCCGCACCGGACGGTCCCGCACCGTGTACCGCGGATCTGTGGCCTCGAACAGTATCCGCCGCGTCGTGACGTCGGCCTCGGCCAGCCGCACCCGCGTCTCCTGCCCCAGCGGCAGGTCGTGGCCGTCGCAGCGGGCCCGGACCGCCGGCTGCGTCAGCTGCACGATCCCGACGTCCGGCTTGCCGTTGTGGTCCCAGTCGATCCGCTCGTTCAGGTCGATGACCACCGCGTCGAACTCCTCGCCGACGCGGTCGCGCAGCAGCATCGTCTCCACCAGGTCCACGCACTCCCGGTCCACCGAGTTGCCGCGGCGGTCCGCGCCCTCCATCACCGCCGGCAGCTTCGGCAGTTCCGAGCGGGCCCAGTCCGGGATCTCCGCGCCGGCGCACAAAGCCACGCACACCTCGCCGGCGTAGCGATCCGCCAGGCGCCGCAAGGGTGCGGTGACGTGTGCGTACGTCGTGGCCAGGGCCGAATGGCCGGCCTGCTCCGGCACGCCGCCGTCGAAAGCGGTGTAGCCCGCGCCGCGCATCAGCGTCGTGGTCTCCTGCAGGAACGCCGCGTGCTTGGGGACCGCCGGGTCCAGCTTGCGGATCAGGTCGCTGTAGCTGACGCCCTCGGGCCAGCGGATCTTCAGGGCGCGGGCGACGCGGTGCAGCCGGTGGTAGGCGAACTCCGGCGGGTCGGGCATCGTGCGCAGCAGGCCGACGCCGCCGTAGATCATCAGCTCGGCGGCGGCCATGCCGGTCAGCAGGGAGATCTGCGCGTTCCAGTTCTCCACCGGCAGCGGCGTGCGGTACTCCAGCGACCAGCTGTCGCCGTCGGCGACCACGACCTGCGCCGGGACGCTCAGGCTTATCCCGCCGCGCTCGGCCTCGCGCTGCTGGCGCAGCGTGCCGATCTCGCGCAACAACCGCAGGACCGTCTCGGCGGTGCCGGCGTCGAGGGCGGCCTGGGTGTCCTGGTAGTTCAGCTTGGCCCGGCTGCGCACGCGGGCGCGCCGCACCTCCACGTTCGTGGCGTCGCCGGTGGAGTCCAGGTCGATCTGCCACAGCAGCGCCGGGCACTCCTGGCCGGGCAGCAGCGAGGCTGCGCCCTCGGAGAGGATCTCCGGGTGCAGCGGGACGCGCATGTCCGGCATGTAGTAGGTCTCGCCGCGCCGGTGCGTCTCCAGATCGAGCACGCCGCCGGGGGTGACGAACGCCGCGACGTCGGCGATCGCGTAGTGCACGCGGTAGCCGCCGCCCTCGCGCTTCTCCAGGTGCATGGCCTGGTCCAGGTCCAGCGACTCCGCCGGGTCCAGGGTGACCAGCGGCAGGTCCGTGGCGTCGGCCTGCGGCATGCGCGGCGCCTTGGCGGCGGCCTCGGCCTCGGCCAGGGCCTGCTGCGGATAGGGCCCGGGCAGCCGGAGTTCGGCACGCACGGCGTCGAAGCCCGCGCGCAGGTCGGCGGCCGGGACGGCGGCCTCGACGGTGAGGACTCTTTGCGGCATGCCAGCACCCTATGGGGTGCCGCCCCGCCGTTGCACGCGTCCTGCGATCATCGTCACGTCCGCGTCTCCAGGGGGCGGCGGGGGCGGTGGGGCGGGCGTGGCGTGCACGTTCGCCGCCCCACCGCCAGAGCCGTCAGTCCTCTGAGGAATCCCCCGCCAGGATCCGGTACAGCGCCTGCCGCGCGCCGACCAGCACCCGCGAGGCCTCGGCCCGCTGGCTGTCGGTCCCGACCTGGATCACCTGCATGTAGGCCATCGCCAGCTGCGCGATGACGTCGCGGATTTTGGTCGCCTCCTCCGAGGGTCCCTCTTCCTCCTCCATGCCCTCCCAGGGCGCGGTCCACTTGGCGCGGTTGTCCCGGACGTAGGTCTTGCCCTCGTCGCTGAGCGCGAACATCTTGCGCCCCTCCCCCTCGGTGGTCTGGACGATGCCCTCGTCCTCGAGCTGCTGGAGCGCCGGGTAGATGGACCCCGAGCTGGGCTTCCACGCCCCGTTGGTGCGCTGCTCGATCTCCTGCATCAGCTGGTAGCCGTTGGCCGGGCCCTCGTCGAGCAGGATCAGGATCGTTATGCGCACGTCTCCGCGCCCGGCGCGGCTGCGTCCGCCGTGCCGCCGCCGGCCGGCCGGACCGCCCGGCGGCGGACCGCCGAACATCGCGCCGAGGCCGCCGAGGACGTCGAACGGGGTGAACGTGCCGCCGGCGCCGGGGATCGGCGGCAGCGGGCCGCCCGGAGGCATCGGGGGCATGGGCGGCAGCGGCGGGGTGCCGGGCGAAGCCCAGGTGTAGCCGCCCCGTCCGCCGCCCCGGCGGGGACCGCGGCGATCCTCGCGGCCCTCCCGGCGTCCCTCATCGCGCTCTTCCCGGCGCCGAGCCTTGAAGTCCTGGACACGCTCCCGGGCTTCCTGCTCCGTCACGCGTCCCTTCTCCCGCTCCAGCGCCGCGTCGTTGAGCCGCTGCTGGAGGTCCCGCTCGCGCTGAGCCGCCTCTTCCTGGAGGCGGCGGCCCTGCTCCTTGAGCTGCTCGAGCTGCTCGCGCAGATCCTGCTCGGCGCGCTCGTGCTTGTCGTTATTACTGCTATTACCGCTATTACCGTTATTGCTGTTCTTGCCGCTGGTCTCGTCCTGCTCGTCGGCCATCGCCGCCTCCACTTCCCTACCGGCGACTGTCGTCGCCTCTCAACGATATGACGGACGGTCCGCCGACGCACCCAACGGGAGCACCGGCAGGTACCGGATCCGATCCTGCTCCCCGCGGTCGGCGAACCGGCGGGCCCGCTGCCGCTCACGCAGGCGGATCTCCAGTTCGATCTCTTTGGCGCCCCGGGTCCGGCGCTCGGTGCGCCGCCACCGGCAGGGCCGGGTCTGCGCGTTCTCCGGCTGCCGTTCTGGCTGCTGGTCCTCGGTCATCATGGCCTCCCCCTCGACAAAGCGACTGTCCGACGTTGCTCTTCGATAGCTCAACGATATATCGGTAACTGTCACTGCGCAAGCCTTGTCGCGGGACGTCCCTCCGGACCCCTGCCTGATGCGCGAGAATGATCGCCGTGCTGATCCTGCTCCCGCCCTCCGAAGGCAAGGCTCCCGACGGCGACGGCCCGGCCGTGGACCTCGCCACCCTGGCCTTCCCCCAGCTCGCCAAGACCCGCAAAGCCCTGATGGCGGAGCTGGCGCGGCTGGCCAAGGGACGCGAGGCGACGGCGCTGGAGGTGCTGGGACTCTCGCCGAACCAGGCCGGCGAGCTGGTCGCGGACCGGCAACTGAGCACGGCGCCGACGCTGCCGGCCGCCGACCGCTACACCGGCGTGCTCTACGACGCGCTGGACCTGCCGGGCCTGCGCCGCGAGGACCCCGAGGCGTTCGCGCGCGCCGAAGCACGGGTGCTGACGTTCTCCGGGCTGTGGGGCGTGGTGCGGCCGACCGACGCGATCCCGGCGTACCGCTGCTCCGGCGGCGTGTCGCTGCCGAAGGCCGGCGCGGTGTCCAAGCTGTGGCGGACCGCGCTGACCCCGGCGCTGGCGCCGGCGGTCGCCTCCGGGCTGGTGGTGGACCTGCGCTCGTCGATGTACGCCGGGATGTGGAAGGTCCCGGCCTCGGCCGCCGAGCGCACCGCGACCGTGCGGGTGCTGCACGAGCGGATCGTCGACGGCGTGCCCAAGCGCAGCGTCGTGAGCCACTTCAACAAGGCGACCAAGGGACGGCTGGCGCGGGCGCTGCTGGTCGGGGACGTCGTGGTCGGCACGCCGAAGGAGTTGGCGGAGGCGTTGCAGGACTTGGGACTGCGGACCGAGACCGCGGCGCCGTCCAAGCCGGGGACGGCTTGGACGATCGACGTGGTGGTCGACTCAGTGGCCTGATCAGCCGGACGTCGAGCTGGTGCTGGTGCTGGCACTGGTACTGCTGGTAGTGCTCGTGCCGGAACCGGTAGCGCTGCTACCAGTGCTGCCGATGCTCACCCCACACAGCGTGCTCAGCGGCTTCGAGGCCTCGGCGACCTTGCCCAGATCGGCGTCCGTCGACTCGTGGTTGGCGACGTCGTGGCCGACGGTCTGATAGTCGGTGCCGACGGTCCTCAACGTCGACTTCAGCTGCGCGTTGTCGGTCTTGGAGTCCTGGGTGCGCAAGGCGGTACCGGCGTTGTGGTAGTCCGCGGCGCTACGCGAGGCAGAGCCCTTGTCCGTCGCCAGCTTCGACTTCAGCGTCGCCAATGCTTCGCGGACGTTGACGCAGACGGTGTGGTCGACGTCCGAGGGCGCGGGCGTCGGACTCGGCGAGGAGGACGGCGCGCTGGTACTCGAGGCGGCGCTGGACGCGGCCGAAGACGTCGGGGAGGAGATCAGAGGGCTGGTCGCGGCGGCGTTCTTCGGCTGCACGGTCACCGAGCAGCCGGCCAGCGCCGCGACCACGGCCACGGTCACCGCCGCGGCCCGCACGGCACCGGTCCGCCCCGAGGTGGTCCCGTCCCCGTTCTCATCTCCCGCGCGACGCGGGCCGATCCGTTCCATGACGCCGGAGTCTATCCACGATCACCGGCGCGCGAAGCAGGGCCCGACAGATCCGTGCCGGCCC
This window harbors:
- a CDS encoding ABC transporter permease subunit, producing MIADRDRFSHLVHAEWTKLRTVRGWMVGLALAAILTVALGILGPLGSTMSCDHEGNAPTHTCHVSSPPKDATGQEINDQSTFVHRTLTGDGSITARLTTFGGKYSPDGGGPPNPADPTAGMADGLQPWSKAGILVKDGTAQGSAYAAVLATGTHGVRMQYDYTHDTAGLAGPVTTAAPRWLRLTRAGDTLTGYDSADGTTWTKIGTAHLPNLPAGVEVGVFAASPDYAVVKTSFGGSSTFSGPSLATGTFDQIAVTGQSAGGWTLPPVPGANRADGGQGGGSGGQGGPGGNGQDLLSTASAVPNGADGFTVTGSGDIAPAVAGGVGAGKTPESSLAGTFGGLIAVVVVAALTMTSEFRRGLIRTSLAASPRRGRLLAAKAVVLGGAAFTVGLVSAAIAVPTVAAVEHSKRMYVYYASTQAEIRMVVGTAALLAVAAVFALGIATIVRRGAAAVAAVIVVIILPYLLAVASVLPASAAQWIARVTPAAAFSVQQTITAWPQVEAAYTPTNGYYPLSPWLGLAVLCLYAAAAYAFAHRLLRRRDA
- a CDS encoding ABC transporter ATP-binding protein is translated as MTPRTAAPPPAIAVQDLRKRFGTTAALDGMSFDVAAGKVTGFVGPNGAGKSTTMRVVLGLDTPDEGQALIGGVPYAKLRRPLGHIGALLDAAALQPGRSARNHLLWLAHSQGLGTKRVDEVVEQSGLGEAIRRKAGGYSLGMRQRLGIAAAMLGDPPVVMLDEPFNGLDPEGIVWIRGYLKALAAEGRAVLVSSHLMSELEGCADHLVVAGRGKVIADTGVAELIARSSGGRVVLRTSARAEATTALANAGGTVAVTGPDQLTVDGVAAENVVRLLNSGGVPFAEVSAHRASLEEAYMDLTRDSVEFRAATAATSTATTAGIDGTDGGAA
- a CDS encoding sensor histidine kinase, whose product is MGTAAAALAGAAVIEALARGAVHHRPGTSGVLLTAVFLALCATAPLGFLGVIGAATAVVAAAVLALTITGMLPVASAAAVVVAMYRLGWGAGSLAEPRARGRAQESGQIRMRRLAGILAAGLVVPFPVIALSVSRTSDAGVVAVVLTALAPAAAFAGNAAHARSEARVHQAAREAVARSLVEHTARGERARIARELHDVVAHHISMIAVQAETARLATPGMPPAGAERLLAIGDTARAGLTEMRRLLGVLREDAGPPDEQESRHPQPGLDQLLALVDAARRTSGATTRLIVSGAPAALDPGVELAAYRITQEALTNARRHAGGAPVDVELRFTAEALWLRVRDSGPGPGAGVGTGDGAVNQATDLPAGGHGVSGMRERATAVGGRLTAGPAPTGGFVVQAVLPAGSLESTNEIPDGDTP
- a CDS encoding YciI family protein; translation: MDFFCYHRDRADSLALRMELLEDHWSYMDGFAQEMIARGPTVEGDDGSDGDGGDDGAPTGSVHILTLPDAAAARTFAFEEPGYQAGVYRDVMLRRWRNDIGRTMWDFPGGAPENDGYLVLALGPAATRPVADTPKVPDAAGLIAFGPLLSDDGEQWLGTIALLRAPSPDEARATAVGAEEYAEIEVHQWRFGGRS
- a CDS encoding serine hydrolase domain-containing protein; the encoded protein is MPSPRPLLPRSTPAASGISSRSIAALLDRLEARSVECHSIMVVHRGHVVAEGWWAPYSAERPHLLYSLTKSFTAIAVGLAVADGLLSLDDRVVHVLPDHVPADVSEQASRITVHHLLSMTAGHATDSLTEAWEREPDDLVKGFLGLPFAAAEGTRHTYDNSTTFILARMVERVTGRGLPEFLDKRLFKPMGIDHAEWDRVRSGAAFGFHGLHLTTEAIASFGELLRRGGMWGDQQLVPRGWVELATRRHIDSEWILDGSDQADFSYGYGYQFWMSRHGYHGHGSFGQQCVVVPSHDLVVAVTAQGEAQKVLDAMWECLLPGVGHAGSDEDDEMLADRLRRLSLPPVPGSADPGRSASATLDASAEGSALPDGTTVIIDPTDGGWLVRFESLLDVEVGHGGWRESSPLGRPVVAAGAWQGSTFVADLYVVTTPHRVRLVLDTEAGTATATWSTVPLTGPRLELHVRSPLMTRPDVA
- a CDS encoding VOC family protein, encoding MTSLVHHVTFDCADPYKLASFWAQVFGTTVHPEAQPGDGEVGLVGSDLLFIQVPESKTIKNRVHVDLQPQDRTRDEEVERLLSLGATLAADFRKSDGTGWAVLTDPAGNEFCVERSKAERE